ATTTATTCTTTAAGTCTCTTCTTCGTTTGTTCGTGAGTGTTGCCTAAACAAGTCCccaaaagtccaaaaagtCCATTTTACTGCTCTTCATCCCTGCCATTTTGTACTCGTCTGATTATGGTCACCCAGGGCAAGGTGACCCGAGCACTTGccttctcgctctctttctcctttctttttctctccagCTCTTGTCATTTACAGGGTGTCCGTTTCTAAATCATTAAGTCTGTATTtaaatttcaacaaaacttcgttatgagagctctttgtgACATTGCCAGGGGTTAAAATTTGATGTACGGATAAACATTTGTCCTTTctaatttttttcaaaccatttcgaaGCTCTAGTAAAGTACGGAAGCCATTCGAATACAGTGCTATATTTGGCCTCTTGCTTCAGAGCatcatctgctcttttgaacatatttcctgcGAGATGGCAACCTCGTAtgcatttcgaaagtcaaGACAGTAGTGATCAAAGATTGATGACTATCAATgaccaaaacaatcaaactaaaggactttgaaataaaccatgcacaacgatttggaactaaatGTACTACAACACAACGTCAGAGAGAAACTCCCAAAGCTAAcaaaaacataaatgagcaatataCTTATTAGATTtaaaagtaattacgtctcaccaaagagccgtgaaaaaacaaatcaaagtgagtgaatgaataacaattcccattcattcacccacagacaaacaccacgaacactacacgtgcacagcagCCATgaagcaacagaggaagtcacaccttgtTTCGGAATTCCTGGGAGACAAGAACAGCAGCAAGCTCCAATGCGTCTGTTCCCAGCGAACTGCAAAACGGGAATAAAATTGATCAACAATCTTGTAACAATCTTTACCAATGAACTATTTTTTCGGAATTTTGATGGAAtcattcttgatctttttccgGTTCCTAAGGGGTAGCTTTGCGTTACTATCCTTCTTAAAATTTTGATCGTTACCTTTTACTGCTCCCCTGAAGCCCACAAACACTCAAATGGTGATTAAAAGCTTGCTCTAAATCATTAAAACCTTACATCAGATGGTCAACCATTACGGTGATTCAAGGTGAATTATAATTAAGACCTTAAGATGTTGCAGAAAGTTGCAAAAATTGgatgttttttctttggggaatgttttctggcatattctgTTTTTCATCTGGAAAGAGCTATCCTGGCATGTTTAGTGCCCAGGGCCTTGGCAGCACTTGTTctgaaatgaataaatcactaatgaaaaaagcattaatatttcaaaacagGTTTTGTAAAAGAATGGAAATTGCTTGCAATTTGTGCGAAAAGAGAACGATTGAAATTGAGCGCAATGGAACACCTAGTGGAAAGTACAGGATGaattttataaggtgttacagaatttgctttggcaaaagtgacagtgggtgttttctgttcatatttttggtcaagagcgaccaatttgactaatcttttttgcactgaaagggagttcatcgaagagcctgaatccagaatctggtgtatctagagcaattttcaaagcgccaatagatgcttttgtttgtaacactttatcccgtcCACCCTGTAATTCCGATTGtaattgaacaaatttgaaaagataatCATTGGCATTgcaataatttcattttaagaCGTAGTATTACATGATGATTATAGTTATTTACATGTTCTAAATAATTGCTAAGGGTCTGTAGATCATCCTCAATCAAGTGTTTGATTCTTAAAGGGCAAACCGCACGTGGAAGAAACTTTGACCGTGGCCTAGCTCGGTAATTTCCAATCCCTTAGTTGTAGATATCCGTAGCTAACCCAAAATAGCTGTCGAATCGATTCAGTAAACTattgtttgatttgcattCCGGATGAGTGGGGAACAATTAACTTTGTTTAAGGATCTTGATTCTATATTTACAATTGATTGCGATGAGCTCATATTAGGAATTTTTTGTAAATCTTCTCCCTTATCGCGATTTTAAGTCATTCATTGGCCACAATGTGTTACCTACAATTCAAAATACCGTAATGGTACAAGCAATTACGCCAATTTAAACCCTTAATCTTTTTGTTAAAGTATTACACGGTCACATCGCGTATCACGAGATGAAACAAATACTGATATCAAAAGTAGTTTCTATCAAGTATCTGTTGGTAATgttataaaataaaatctcgTTTAAAAATCTTCGGTGATAGGAAGAAGGATCACAAAGTCAATCACAAAAGTCAAGTCAAGTCAAGTCAACAAGCAATAGAGAAGTGTACTGACATGACGCTTTTCGgtccatgtattttgaaaataaaaggaCACATCCTTTGAGTAAGGTACAATCAAATGTCAAAGGAGGTAAAAACTACGACAAATCTCTTCGGTGGCACCTGACTGATcatgtcagcacaaatttaGGGAGGTCACTTGCTTACTTTTCACAACAACAGAGGTTCTAAAAAAACAAGACACAACGCGTAATTTTATATAAAAAGCCTTTCTaagctttcaaaaagtttatttttatgATAGGTAAAGTCTAAGGTAGGAAAATCAAGTCCTAAAACAGCTTACAATTATTAACGAATATATTTTCAAGTAtattaatgagtaaaactgaaACAATTTATCAACTTGCAAAAGTACATGAACCATTTCGttcattgaatgaattgaaactcTAACTTAATGCCTTGGCAATGAACAATTCAGACTTAAATGCACGAGCGACATCTCAAAATTggatggtgacgtcatctttctttcctccAGCAACGTTCCAATTAGAGGCCAGagagagaaacgacactcacacAAGGCCCCGTTTCAATGACTTTCAAGGACCAGGATAGAGCATCCTCTTTTCAAGCCCGGCTCTAGATGACACCCTTTATACTCTCAACCTCCACGAGGGGCATCCTTGGTTTTTTTGTGGTGAAATCTCAAGATTTCTTAAAGCAAACGGATGGTATTGAAACCTTCGAGTCTGACCCAAAGTTGTCTAAATTTGCTGCAACCCTGTCTGTTTACATGGCAAGCAaaattttccccaaaacaTGAACAAAGCCGAAAAAAGACGTAGTGTTCAAAGAGGGTTAAGTTGTTGCGTCTATAATTGCAACAGTAAATACCTCGAGGCCAGAAGACTCGGTAtaagtttcttttcattttccgtCAAAAATCTCGAGCAGCGAGAATTATGGCGGAAAGCCGTCTGTCAATTCCATCCCTTGGGCGAAGATTGGTATCCAGCCAAATATTCCAGGATATGTGCCCTTCACTTTGTGAACCAAGAAAGGAGTCCCACTCGCACACATCCGTCTTATGTTCCAACCATCTTCTCCTGTGACACAACGCCAGCATCCAGGAAGAAATACAGACCCCGAATCAAGAAGATCAATATTGCTTCTGTCGATATTGATGATATTGAACATGAATCTGGTGATGAGTCATTTGATCCTTTGGAACTATCCTTGTCTGCCGAAGTTGCTTGTCAAACTGAGAGTTGTGAAGTAGGAACAGATCCTTTGGTGGGCATGATGTTTTGTGAACGCATTTGTGACCACTCAGCGCCATCTGTGGGCACGCAGTGTAATTTGCCGAGATTGAGAGTCAAATGATTGTGTGGGATTCGAACCTAGGACCTCCTAGGAATCAATGTTTGCCTCTGTGATATCATTTGGACTTTAGACCCTTGTTTGGGTAAAAAGGATCTATTGTTCTTACTGTTGGGTATGGAGGGGTGTTCTGGAGAACAAGTATTCGTCACAGTTCTTTTACCGCTCACGTATATTCGAACCAAAGTAAAACTGTTAATTTGGTCGaatttttatcaatatttgatgcatttttttaagaagCTTAATATAAGCGATTGACgaaaaaaagtgttcaaataGGGAATAAATGGTTGCAATGTTGGACGCTACAAGTTTGGCTCGCGAAAAACTGAGGTTCAGTGATCTTGGAATACAATCATGACTAAAAATTTTCCATGAGTCATGGGCTCTtagtttttatttgatttttgctTCGAGCACATAcgattttttgacaatttgattttctaCTCTCTACTAATCAGATACTCAACACATCAAAATCTgtgtctctttctctgttcGATTTCCTCCCCTCAAACATTCATAGAGAGTATGTAGgtattgatccagtagcatcccTTAAGTCAGACATGGACATACCCTTATGATTAAAGCTTCAAAACGATTTGAATTCTTTGAAATCGTCAATGAAGGAGTGGAGACAGAGCTGCGGATCgaatttgattttcagtttCGAGAGGATGAAGAGAGAATTCATTCAAGAGTATTGATTATATTCAGATCCGGATAAGCAGAATTATTTCTCACTAGGACCCGGTATTTCTGGcctgaaaacaaaagaaaaaaaagattttaaggTTTCATGTCCTGTCCATGGGCGCTTTAGCTTTCATGTGTTGTCTCAAGTAGAATTAGAGTGTCCAGACCTAGAATTTCACCCAGAAATACGTTCTTCTGATGTGATTTGACTTAGCTGCTCGATAGAGTGAGTTATCTCGATTTGAAAATCCGGGACCGAATCGAGACCCTAAAAAACTAAAGTCCCTGGAACTTAGCCGAAATCTAATTCATGTTTAACCCTCAAACGTTAACacaatgttcttttttttaaattgatcaTTTCAAGTCTGTTTGAATTCGCTTTTGTAAGTTCAAACATACTTGAATGATATCTTTGGTTCTTATTTAGAGCAAAAAAAGCGTTTTACTCGAATTCATAATGTTCAGGTATAGGCCCCGATTTCTGTAGGCCAGACCTTTGCACATCTTGTTTGCTTCTATCTTGTGAGTTCTTAGACAACTCTGAATTAGTAAAGAGCTGGTTCGAACACGGAATACACATGTcatgatttcatttgatgaacgATCGAGATCTGTCTTGTGATGACTTCAGAAGGGAAATATTTCTCTTCGAACAGCGTAGAGCTATGTGGAGTTATCTTGATTATTTTTGGTTCAATCTCCACGTTGGAGGCCGAATCTGTGAATCTTCTCGATCTCTTGGAACAAGGTATAAGACCAATTTCTCTTTTAATACTGTGCTTTGGACAAAATGAgacattattatttttttttcagaacaTCACCAACCAGCCATTTTTGCTCGTGATCAAGGTGACCCTTTCATCCTTAAGCCTTGAATCATAACGTTACATGGATTTTTAATTTATATGTTTCAGTTATGCCCTCAAGACTTTGAAAGACTCTATTTGATTCCTCTTAAGcacaatttgcattttttatgttATCTCAAAGAAAACAGTCATTTGTAAGGTCAAAACAACTTGTTTAAAGCACCTGCTGAGCGCCTAAGTGATTCGCTAGCACTCGATTTTGCTGAAAAAAGGGgccattcatattttgaaagccaatcaaCTGATACATACATAATCatatgatttgaattgaatgtgaACCTTTGCTTAAAATGTTTAAGATTTTCAGAACGCACAAAGAGCACCCCTTGACTTTTTACCACCCTGTACAATACATTCCATATGATGGTTTTTGCACAATATTTCTCTCTAAAaaccaaaggaaaaaaagatttataTTCATCTCGTATTGTTAGGTTTAATTTTTTAAcaatttcctttattttgaccaTCTCTTCCCTAAGAATGCATAAATCAATTGGCATTGATAAGTACCTCAAGGAATAATTTACTTTGTCTATGGACTATATCGTAAGTGTTTTGAATCCAATTGTCTTAGATTCTCACACAATAATGGTattaattttcttctttttcattgaccatgatttcaggatgcttcaaaatatgattttatcCTAGAACAACTATTTagaccaaaatcaaaacatgttATGACCCCTTTTTAATAATCTTGGGAGCATagtcgaaaaaaaagttatttttgtaTCGTGTCATGCGATCATCTCAAATTATTCTGCAAGGCCTCTTTCAATAGACGTATTTATTTTTCTGCAGTATTCAGAAGTCTCGATTCCTCCATTGGTATTTCAAATGCCTCCCAAAACAATATTGGTATTCCAAGGATTTGCCGTTGTCAAAGAGATCGCCCCTTGGAGCCCAAACTAGAAAGCCCAGGAAAAGGATTCGCGAATGGGCGTGGCAATCTAGACGAAGCTCCTCTAACCTCCAACCTAGAGAGAAACCAACATCTTCAAGATTGGATCGAGGACGCCCAAATGGCAGAAGAGAAACGGCCTTTCCAGCAAGATCAAAAGGTTGAAAGCCAAGGTGGTTCCCTGGGGTTTCCTGGTGGACAAAGTGTGGGCACACTAGATCATGAGCACATAGAAGGGAGAGACCGGATTCGAGGATCCATGGATCAAGGCACTATTATTGGCACGGTTCCCAATGGCCGGGCACCCAAAGCGGTATCGTTTCCAAAGGTTCGACCTCAAATCTACGAATATGGTAGTTCATGGGGTGTAAGACCGCCTAAAGAAGGTAAAGATCAGCAGCAACAATTGCCTAGTGGTCCAATCTTTGAAGATATACCTCCACCACGTTTGGCTCCTGAAGGTGAGAGGCCCAGACACGATCTGGGTCCCAAGGGCCAAAACCTGAAGGCACCAAAAGAACACAGAGTTCCCACAGAATATCAAGTTCCTCCCAATGGTGACCTTGAGATGATTAGACCAGGTTTTGCCCAACCAGAGGAGGTTCCTACAGTTTGGCGCCCTTCAAGACCAGGACAACATCAAAGAAGAGACCAGGTTTTTGATCGTCCCACCAACCCACCCCCAAGTCAAGGGGGTAGTTCGGGGGGGTTTCAACCAGACCGCCCGAAGCAGGTGGAGAACCCCAATTTTCGACCTCTAGGGCCAGATCCATACTTGAATGCTGGTTGGCACAACGCTCAGCCCCGGGTTTCACCGGGATTTGAACCAGGAGAAATTGGGGTATTGGAGGCAAAAAATCAACCCAGAGAAGATCCAATCAATTTGAAGAGAAGGGCCTCTAGGGGACATGGATCCCAATTCAAATGGGATGAAGATGATTCTATATCTGGGGAGTTCAAGAGATTTGGAGGATCGAGTGAAGAAGTGTCAAGGGATCGCCAAGACACGTTTTCAAAGGCTAATGAAGAGTCCGAAAGGCAAATGCGGTTGAAGCAATTGCGGCGAGAACGGCGTAGAGAAGCTGAATTGGGAAGGCAGGGCGTAAGGAAAAGCCGCAGAAGGAAATCTTCCAAGTCCAGTGCAAATCAATCAAGTTCCAGAAAGGATCAATTTCACGCCACAATTGGTCATTCGAATGGGATTAGTTTCGAGTCCAATGTAGAGCATCACCGTCAAGAATCGGCCTTTGCTAGCGAACAAGAAGAGGAATCCGAATATATCAGCGTGTATGAGGACGAGATCCTCGACAGGGGACGAGGTAGAGGTGTCAATCCATCACGGAGAGATCCTTTTAAGCCTCGGCAAAGACCAGTGGAAGTGAGAAGACCCCCCAAACATTTGCAAACGATCAGGAAGCCACCTAAGCCTCGTTCAGGTCGGAGACCCATCAATGTTCCAATAAAAAGACCCCGCCTAAGAAGACCTCCTGTACCTAAGAGACAGCTACAAGCAGGGTGGTTGGGTTAAGAGAAGAATGAAGtaaaagaaatttcttttattcattaaaaaatatcattgaaacAAGTCAGATAAATAGTAAATAAATATGTTTTGGATTGTGGATTGCCAAGTGTTGGCACGATCAACCCGAATATGGGTATTTTTTGTAATATCTGTAGATAGGCGCCCCCTGGCGGTTATATCTGCCGGATTCCCGAGAGTCGTTCTGGGGGAAGCTATCGACGTCTTCGTCAAGCAAGGGTGAAGGTTGGAATCGAGTGACTCGTTGGCTGGGTTGGCTCAAGAAGGACTCATCTTGGAAGGATGTGGGCTCAGCCTTGTAAGGGTTATTGCGAGGGCGCCCAGTGAGCGGGTCCAAGAGAACCCAAGATGTTTGTCTCCTGGTCTGTGGGCGACCAGCATCGGACAAATCATCAAAGATGTCAGACCTGAAAATATAGGGGATCACATGTTCAACGAGTTATCTTTCTGTGACTCACGAAACCTTATCAACTTACTGGGCACTCCTTTTTCGGCGACCATAGATGGGATACCTTTGTCTCCATTTGTAGGCAGGTTGGTTaccattgaattgattttcattgttttgggTCTGATAAGATGAAAGTGTCGGGGCCTCTACAAAAGTATACTCTTCAACAGGTAAGGGATTTCGTTCAACCCGTGGAGAGGTTGGGACGGAGTCAGCAGAGAGTTCCGCGTAAGGGAAAAAGCCGGATCCGAAGTCCGAGAAGGCGGTACTTTTCAGACTGTCAAATATGTTGGGCACATTTGTGTTCCtggcaatcaatttcaaatgacgGGCATTGTATCGAGTTTCAAAATGGAACTGGTATTTGAACTGTACCTCAAGAAAGTGGGGGTAGATGCGGGAGAGTAACTTTCAGGATCTTGATGGATAGAGTTGGTAAGAAGACCAGAGTCGTGGTCACCGATACCTTCGTGAAAATAGGTCGGATTGGGTTTGTGCGGACTAAGCGGCAACTGGTAGCGCTGTTTCTTATCACGTTGGCGTTTCTGGAATCGCTTGGTAGCTTCCTTTGGAAGAGAAATCAGATATATACGTAGACATGAGATGATTCTAGATATTGTCGGGATCACGAAACAGATGAATGCGTTTGTGCAACACATCAAAAGGTCTCTGGAAACCATTTGGACCTTTAAACTCGGTGCCTCACTTAATACAGGTTAGTAAGCTCTTTATGCAAGTGCTTAACTAATTTCGTCTTTAGAATAGTATTTCATAATCGTTTTAGTGGCAAGTTTTTAACTTTGCCTAAATCCTTGAATAAGCTACAAGAAATCAAAGCAAAGCCCTACTGTACTTGTAATTGGAACCGAAAGGATACTAACTTTATTTCGGGAGAACATGATCACAACGCGACTTTAGTTGAATCAGGTGTGTGAGTTCAAACCTCAGGTCTCTGGCGTTTTTAAGACTTACGCAATAAGTAATTCAATCCTACTCGAACCTCTCAATGATGCTGCGTGATGTTGGGTCCGTCTTCACAATTTGCCAGAAATTTGCAAACGAATGCCCCTCTTTAGTTCGAATAACAGAAACAGATTGATAATAAGATTATTACTGCCATGTGCGTATGAAACTTTCACAGTGTCTGGATGCTattttttgtgatttgtaaATTCTTGTAATTATAAAATTGTCAACGGTTGACATAAATGATCTACCTTTTTTCGAAGGTTGAGCAATTCAGCGctttgcaaagaaaaaaacagtATTGACGGCGGAAAATAGTTTAATTGACATAAGAAATTAACATGAAAAACTGTTTTCTTAACATGCAAGCAAAcataaaaatgagttttgttAAGTTATCTTTTCATGACTTTAAACCAAAGTTTAAAGGTTACGTATTTTCGCAAGAGATAAGGATGTACTCATCTTCT
This Tigriopus californicus strain San Diego chromosome 12, Tcal_SD_v2.1, whole genome shotgun sequence DNA region includes the following protein-coding sequences:
- the LOC131892174 gene encoding uncharacterized protein LOC131892174, which gives rise to MWLKVVPILSWFWIVDCATQIGFFTPQYAILDPSTGRTIRQKISRDQIQQYRELAISQREGRNLRPEREISSHYLSPLGDVVNEKEATKRFQKRQRDKKQRYQLPLSPHKPNPTYFHEGIGDHDSGLLTNSIHQDPESYSPASTPTFLRNTNVPNIFDSLKSTAFSDFGSGFFPYAELSADSVPTSPRVERNPLPVEEYTFVEAPTLSSYQTQNNENQFNGNQPAYKWRQRYPIYGRRKRSAQSDIFDDLSDAGRPQTRRQTSWVLLDPLTGRPRNNPYKAEPTSFQDESFLSQPSQRVTRFQPSPLLDEDVDSFPQNDSRESGRYNRQGAPIYRYYKKYPYSG
- the LOC131892170 gene encoding uncharacterized protein LOC131892170: MTSEGKYFSSNSVELCGVILIIFGSISTLEAESVNLLDLLEQEHHQPAIFARDQVFRSLDSSIGISNASQNNIGIPRICRCQRDRPLEPKLESPGKGFANGRGNLDEAPLTSNLERNQHLQDWIEDAQMAEEKRPFQQDQKVESQGGSLGFPGGQSVGTLDHEHIEGRDRIRGSMDQGTIIGTVPNGRAPKAVSFPKVRPQIYEYGSSWGVRPPKEGKDQQQQLPSGPIFEDIPPPRLAPEGERPRHDLGPKGQNLKAPKEHRVPTEYQVPPNGDLEMIRPGFAQPEEVPTVWRPSRPGQHQRRDQVFDRPTNPPPSQGGSSGGFQPDRPKQVENPNFRPLGPDPYLNAGWHNAQPRVSPGFEPGEIGVLEAKNQPREDPINLKRRASRGHGSQFKWDEDDSISGEFKRFGGSSEEVSRDRQDTFSKANEESERQMRLKQLRRERRREAELGRQGVRKSRRRKSSKSSANQSSSRKDQFHATIGHSNGISFESNVEHHRQESAFASEQEEESEYISVYEDEILDRGRGRGVNPSRRDPFKPRQRPVEVRRPPKHLQTIRKPPKPRSGRRPINVPIKRPRLRRPPVPKRQLQAGWLG